CCCCGGCAGGTGACCTCCCAGGGCAGCGCGTCCCCGGCCTGCATGGCGCAGCTCGCCAGCCGCGAGAGCGCCGAGCGTGCGTTGTTGGCGTGGATGGTGGTGAGCGATCCGCCATGGCCGGTGTTGAGCGCCTGCAGCAGGTCGGCGGCCTCGCCGCCCCGGACCTCGCCGACGACGATGTGGTCGGGCCGGTGGCGAAGCGCGTGGCGGACGAGATCGCGGATCTCGACGGGTGTCTCCGAGAGGGTGGCCCCGGCCTCGAAGCGGAGGCAGTTCGCCCGGTCGATCCTGAGTTCGAGCGTGTCCTCGATCGCGACGATGCGTTCGTCCTCGGGCAGCAGCTCAATCAGCGCGTTCAGCAGCGTCGTCTTGCCCGAGCCGGTTCCCCCGGAGACAAGGATGTTCTGGCGGGACGCGAGCGTGTTCCGGGCGGCTTCGAGGATGTCTTCGGGCAGCGAGCCCAGGCGCACGAGGTCTTCGGCCGAGAACGCGCGGCCGCCGAACCGGCGGATGGTGATCGCGACCTCGGGACTCGCCGGCGGCGTGCAGATCGCGACCCGCGAGCCGTCTTCCAGCCGTGCGTCCAGGATCGGACTTGCGGCGGGATCGAGCCCGAGCGGCCGGGCGATGTGGATCGCGGCGCGGTGAAGCCAGGCCGCGGTAAGGGCCGGTGCCTCGTGGGGTTCAAGCCTTCCCGCCCGCTCGACCCAGACGTTCGCGGGACCGTTAATCATGATCTCGGAGACCTCCGGGTCCCCGAGCAGCGCCTCCAGGCCCGGCAGGAACGGAGTGAGGTGGCCGACGCCGCTCGCGCGCTTCAT
Above is a window of Candidatus Palauibacter scopulicola DNA encoding:
- a CDS encoding ATPase, T2SS/T4P/T4SS family, producing the protein MKRASGVGHLTPFLPGLEALLGDPEVSEIMINGPANVWVERAGRLEPHEAPALTAAWLHRAAIHIARPLGLDPAASPILDARLEDGSRVAICTPPASPEVAITIRRFGGRAFSAEDLVRLGSLPEDILEAARNTLASRQNILVSGGTGSGKTTLLNALIELLPEDERIVAIEDTLELRIDRANCLRFEAGATLSETPVEIRDLVRHALRHRPDHIVVGEVRGGEAADLLQALNTGHGGSLTTIHANNARSALSRLASCAMQAGDALPWEVTCRGVVDGIALVLHVARRGGQRFVEDALEVGGYDAATGHWITGPPEAGRRENPHRRR